One Schistocerca nitens isolate TAMUIC-IGC-003100 chromosome 1, iqSchNite1.1, whole genome shotgun sequence DNA segment encodes these proteins:
- the LOC126193091 gene encoding RNA-binding protein lark-like has translation MTDIRTSSTPPKTKIFVGRLPENANPQDLRKLFEQYGVVTECDILNRYGFVHMKTEEMAAEAIKALNNAEFMGVQISVEQSTGKKSGRGSSFRGGFGPVRGRGGFRGVGRASPYMRDSRPDFERRPGLPPPPGIRNGFYDGIDRGYDSYYPSRGPPHPMMASRDREVERRPAYPEPGRSPYERRSFSDVGRSPYERPTLPPVASFERRTEYGAARLGSDIYRRRTPPPASSFGTSGYEREPLDMYGPPTRSYEREGLDPYGPPARRYPSAAPLDHELPPHHY, from the exons ATGACTG ATATCAGGACTTCAAGCACTCCACCA aaaacaaaaatatttgttggCCGGCTCCCAGAAAATGCCAACCCACAAGATTTGAGGAAGTTATTTGAGCAATATGGCGTTGTCACTGAGTGTGATATTCTTAATCGTTATGGTTTTGTGCACATGAAGACGGAAGAGATGGCAGCAGAAGCTATAAAAGCTCTAAATAATGCAGAATTTATGGGTGTACAGATCAGTGTTGAG CAATCAACAGGAAAGAAGAGTGGCAGAGGCAGTTCCTTTAGAGGTGGATTTGGTCCTGTCCGTGGGAGAGGAGGGTTTAGGGGAGTTGGAAGAGCTAGCCCATATATGAGGGACAGCAGACCTGATTTTGAAAGACGACCAGGGCTGCCACCACCACCTGGCATAAGAAATGGATTTTATGATGGAATTGATCGTGGCTATGATTCATATTATCCATCAAGAGGGCCTCCACATCCAATGATGGCATCTAGAGATAG GGAAGTGGAAAGGCGTCCTGCCTACCCAGAACCTGGCAGGTCACCATATGAACGTCGGTCTTTCTCAGATGTTGGCCGTAGCCCGTATGAACGACCAACTTTGCCCCCTGTTGCTTCTTTTGAGCGTCGCACTGAGTATGGTGCAGCTAGACTTGGCTCTGATATTTACCGGAGGAGAACACCACCACCAGCCTCAAGTTTTGGTACCTCAGG GTATGAACGTGAGCCACTGGACATGTATGGTCCACCCACTCGAAG TTATGAACGTGAGGGCTTGGATCCGTATGGGCCACCAGCCAGACG CTATCCATCTGCAGCTCCACTTGACCACGAGTTGCCGCCACACCATTACTAA